Part of the candidate division KSB1 bacterium genome, GATGAGTGGGTGCCCTGGGCAGGGGCACGAGAGTACTCCACCGTGCGCAACATCCCCATGTACGCCTATCAGGAGCGGCATGGGGACTGCGGGATGCAGACGCTCCTTTTCATGACCCTGGCGCGCATGAATGGCATCCCCGTCCACTGGCAGTCCGGCTACGAAATGATGCCCGGCCAAGAGTCTATGCACGACTGGTGCGAGATGTACTTGGAACCGTACGGCTGGGTGCTGGTCGACCAGTCGTATGGCCTCAAGGAGTCAAAAGATGAGCGCGTCCGTTGGTTCTGCCTGGGCAATACCGATGCTTACCGCTGGATCGTGAACGACGACTTTTCGCAGCCGCTCTATCCAGCCAAGATCTACCCGCGCAGCGAAACCGTAGATTTTCAGCGGGGCGAAGTGGAGTGGCGCGGGGGCAACCTCTATTTCGACTCTTGGGACTATGACTGGCAGGTAGAGCGATTGGACTGACAATGCGGGACGTCGGCGGCGCGAGGCGTCGAGGCAATGCGCCCCTCCCGCCTGCGCGACCCGAGGGAAGGCCACTTTCGCCAGCTTTTTGGCTTGCAAATGTTGCAACATTTTCGTAAATTGGCATTCGCCGTGTGCCACTAAGGACAGCCATAATTTTCAGCAACTACGGAGGGAGCCGCCTTGTTAGAGCGTGTTCATGAGGCGATGTACCACGTGATGCCAGATGGCACCGAGAAACAGATCCACCCCTTCACCGGTACCGAGGTCTGGGCCATCCCCGGACGAAGGCACAAGCCCATAGCCAACGAGCGACCCAAGACTGCCAAGAAGCTTGAGATTCACACGCCTGAGGACTACTGCAACTTCTGCGAAGCAAACTACTTGAACACTCCCCCAGAGAAGGGTCGCCTGGTGCGCAAGGACGGCGGCTACTACGCTTTGGAGAGAATCGACCCAAGCCAGCTCTTTGCTACGGACGCCGAGTTCCGGCGCATTCCCAATCTCTTCGAAATCGTCAGCGTAGACTACTGGAAGAAGAACCACGACTATCGGCTGAGCGAAAAGAACCTCGCCTGGAAGCAACGCTACCTTTCCAGCAAAGAGGGGCTGGCTCATGTGCTGCACATGGTGGACATGAAGCTGAGCATGAGCGGCTACGCAGAGGCCCAGCTGCGCAGCATGTCCGCGGATGAAAAACTGGAATACTCGGATGCCTTCTTTGGCGGCTGCCACGAGCTGCTCATCTACCGTCGCCATTACATCCCCGGGGCGCAGTACGATTCGGACTCTTTTTCCTCCGGCATGCTCACTCCCGACGAGCACTTCTGGTACTTCAAGTTCACCATTGCCGCCATGGAAGACATCTACGACCAGAACCGCTACGTGCGCTACGTGAGCGTCTACCAGAACTGGCTGCGCCCGGCTGGCGCATCGTTCGACCACCTGCACAAGCAACTGGTCGGTCTGGACGAATGGGGCGTCTCGGTGGAGCGCGAACTGCAGCTTGCCCACGCCAGCCCCAACATGTACAACGAGTACGCCGCCAATTTCGCCTCCTACCAGAACCTGGTGGTTGCCGAGAACCCCTTTGCCATGGCCTTCGTCGACTTAGGTCATCGCTATCCCACCATCGCCATCTATTCAAAGAGCCAGCACTGCAAGCCGAGCGAGCACACCGACGAAGAACTGCGCGGCTTCAGCGACATCGTCCATGCCATTCACGCGGCCATGGGGAACCAGCTTTCCTGCAACGAGGAGTGGTACTACATGCCGCGCGACGCGATCATCCCCATGCCGTGGCATGTGCTGATCAAGTGGCGGGTCAATATCCCTGCGGGATTCGAGGGCGGTACCAAGATCTACGTGAACCCCTTCCGGCTGAAGGACCTGCGCGACATGATTGTGCCGCGGCTATTCGAAGTGCGGGACAAGGGCCTGATCGCCGGCGTGTGTATCGCACAAGAGTGTGAAGTCAAACCAAACTCCCTGAAATACTATCTGAACGGCCGCTGCTGAGCAGCCGCAGAGCAGGTCTGTCTGCCCAGGGTCCCGCACACGGGGCCCTGAAGATGAACCACAATCCCCGAAAACGAGCAGAGGGGGCTAAGCCCCGAAGGTGGTGCCGCGCAGCGGCAGGGGATGCTTCGCCCATGCGCTGATTTCCGTTCATTTTTCTCGCTTTTCCTCTTGACTTTTTCTCCGGCTGTGGTTATATTATAGGCGGTGTGTGGGCGTAGACGACGCTCAGGCACCTGCTCTATTGTGCTCGCGGCAGTGCAGCGTCGACGTGTGGGCTCGACCATCACACGGAAGGAGGAAAGAGCTATGAAGCGTGGTGTATGGCTGGCGGCAATCGTATCGGTGGCAGCCCATGGCTTCCTCTGGGCAGGGACCACGGGCAAGATCGCCGGTACGGTGAAGGACAAGAGCACCGGCTCCCCCTTGCCTGCGGTCAATGTCATCCTGGAAGGCACCACCATGGGTGCGGCCACGGACAATGATGGCTACTACTTCATCATCAACGTGCCGCCAGGCAAGTATAGCGTACGGGCCACCATGATCGGCTACACGGCGGTGGTGAAGCACGAGGTGCAGGTCACGGTCGACTATACCACCAGGGTCAACTTTGAGCTGTCGCCCACGGTGCTGGAAGGGCAGGTCGTGGAAATAATCGCCGAGCGACCGCTCATCGAGCGCGACATGACCGCAACGGCCAGCGTCACCACGGGCGAGCAGATCGACAAGATGCCGGTGAATACCTACCAGCAGGTGCTGGCCACGTACCCCGGCTTTGTGGAGTCAGGCACCGGGCTGAACCGCGAGTTCAATGTCCGTGGTGGGCGTGCCGGGGAGCTTGCCTACCTCATCGACGGCTTTTACGTGGAGGACCCGCAGGTCGGCAGCATGGGGAGCAACGTGGCCAACGTGGGCATCGCCGAGCTGGCAGTGATGACCGGTACGTTCAATGCCGAGTACGGCGAGGCCATGTCTGGGGTGCTGAACATCGTCACCAAGGAAGGCGGTGCCAATTACTCTGGTCGTGTTCGCTTCCGTACGGATAAGGGGGCGAATCCGCACGAGGTCACCTATTTGCGCAAGTACCAGCGCATAGAGAATGGCGTCCGCACCGATTGGGTCACCTCCGACGGCCAGCCTATTAGCGTCGCGGGCACCGCCCCGGCCACGCCAGGCAGCAATAAGAACAACCCGAAGTACTGGGAGACCGTCACGCAGAAGCTGCGCGACTATGACACCTACCGCCTGGACGCCTATGTGGGCGGACCTATCCCGTTCTTGGGCAAGGCGAACACCTTCTTCGTCTCCGGCGACTATTTGGACACCGATACCTACCTCGGGTGGACCGGCATTCCCTACCGCATCGAGAGCCGGGGCAACGGCAAGCTGGTCTTCAAACCGCTGGAAAGCATCAAGCTTACCCTCGGAGGCGTAGTGGGCAGGTCGCAGTACAAGAACTACGCACACGGGTACA contains:
- a CDS encoding DUF4921 family protein; translated protein: MLERVHEAMYHVMPDGTEKQIHPFTGTEVWAIPGRRHKPIANERPKTAKKLEIHTPEDYCNFCEANYLNTPPEKGRLVRKDGGYYALERIDPSQLFATDAEFRRIPNLFEIVSVDYWKKNHDYRLSEKNLAWKQRYLSSKEGLAHVLHMVDMKLSMSGYAEAQLRSMSADEKLEYSDAFFGGCHELLIYRRHYIPGAQYDSDSFSSGMLTPDEHFWYFKFTIAAMEDIYDQNRYVRYVSVYQNWLRPAGASFDHLHKQLVGLDEWGVSVERELQLAHASPNMYNEYAANFASYQNLVVAENPFAMAFVDLGHRYPTIAIYSKSQHCKPSEHTDEELRGFSDIVHAIHAAMGNQLSCNEEWYYMPRDAIIPMPWHVLIKWRVNIPAGFEGGTKIYVNPFRLKDLRDMIVPRLFEVRDKGLIAGVCIAQECEVKPNSLKYYLNGRC